From the genome of Platichthys flesus chromosome 10, fPlaFle2.1, whole genome shotgun sequence:
taaaaggaaaattaGAGCTgccaacacaaacatgatttCCTCATTTAAGACTTTATTCCATTACCATGAGGAGAAGACAAATCAATATATTAAAGAGTATTCTGTTAAAGTGCAGTCATTAGAGAATGCAGTTATAAACACCCACAAACTAAGACAATATTTTCCCGTGTTGAAGCAGCGATCATCGAGACACTGAGCGCTCTGTGGAAGCCTCCCTGCTCTCCTGGTACGACGTGAACTTCTCTCGGAACTCGTGCAGGAAGTTGTATTGCTGTGTGAAAAGGAAAGAGTCAATTTTTAACAGTAAACATCTTTTTtaggaaaaaactaaatctaagAATTTACAGAAAATGAGCAGCAGCcgaaaacaaacactaaaaagGATCAGTTTTGGTTTTGTGGGTTATTCAAATTATAATTCATCACATTGGCCACAAACATGTCACCACATACTGGTTCAGAGAATGTGAAATAAAGATATCAAACGCAAACAAGTCTTAAAAGAGCCCTCACCCACTCCTATGAATTTTAAGTATTAATCAGAAAAATGGAGCAGAATATTTTTCATCATTAGATTTCTGAGATAATAAACTTATTAATTCAGAGAACAACCTAATTTCCCCTCTGATACTGATCAGTTTAGGgacatttcagatttgtttacaTGTGAAGCTAATCCACTGgtgtttcatattttcacaCTTTCCAGGTTTGcttcagtgaaatgaaaaacctGCCGCCTGGAAGGAGGAGGATATATAACCTTTAACTATGTgatggaagaagaagagcagcctcTCACCTTCACTGTTTGTatcgctcctcctcctcggtgcTCCCGGAGGATCTCGATGGCTTTGTTCGCCGTCATCGTCGgcgagagctgcagcagcagacaggcgGCGACTGAACAGAGAACAGAACACGACACCGTCATGTGATCAGACATGAACACGAGTACAGAGCATCtagcttctttttattttacaggaggtcaaagttaatcagataatgacgTGCTGGCTTGatacaaagattaaaaaggggcacaaataaaatattcttACTTAATCCAGATCGTCCCAGGCCTCCATAACAGCTGGAGGGGAACAGAAGAAAAGCCCAAAGTTCATTTTGAAGAATAAACAAGTTTTAGAACATATTAGAAAGAACCTTTTAACGtagaaaagtttaaatttctTTATATCtaattgcatttgtgttttttgggttaaattgtaaaaaaagtatttaaaaaaaatccagcctCACACTTTTCACTGTCAGAAGTGTTTGATAACAGAATCATTGccacattacacacatttaaattcagagtTGTGTCTGAAGGACGACTTCACTCACTGGATCACCGTCCTCCTGTTGCTCTCGAGGCCGACCTGCAGCTCCTCGAGGATCTGGCagcactgctgcagctcaggagcGTCTCCGTCCAGGAAGGGCGTGTGGTGGACGGTGAGGCCCCGCTGCCGGTAGACGTCCAGCAGCGAGGGAACCCGGTACTTGTTGAGCTCCCCTCGGGTGCAGAAGACAAACACGTCCTGGACGCCCTGGTTCTTAAGCTCCTCTGTCAACAAGAGACGCAGCGACATTAATAAAACAGATTCAAACTCCTGAGACTGAGGTAAAACAAGAGTTTCAAAACTGGTAACTTTGCTCAGTTTGAGAAACAGAATGAATCAAGTTCCTCTCACCGACGTCTCTTTGCAGACTTCTGCGATTCTCTTTGTATTTGCAACCTAAAGTCAGATAAGGGAAATTTAATTGAGATGCAAAAACCAGGAGAAATAACAAAAGAGCCGCAGAAAGTGCGGCTTTACCTGGTAGTGCACATATCCCCAGAAACTGAGAGCTCTCCACCATGGACAGAGGTAACCTGAGAGCCAATCACAACACACGTACACAGTTTAAGAAACAATCTGAGCAAATACTTAATACTTAACATAATCCTGAGAGAAAATCACAAAGTTTGTTTGAAGACATGAAGGAAGCGAGTGAAAACGCACCAGGTGACGTGAAAGGGCGTCAGCTGCTCCTCGCCGATCTCCTCGTCTTCTGACGACGAGTCAAACTCGCTCGTCCTCATGACTTCAGACCAAAACACTGTCGggaaaactaaatcaaaaaagGAGCTATGATCACATTCAGTGTCGAGTCGCAGAACAAAgccatttttgtgtttgtttttttttttcagctcttttactttgaatcatgttttaattttgatAATAATCTTGATTTTAGATTCTTGGATGATTTCTCTGCGGTTTGAAACTTGCTCAGAGAAGCAGAATCTACAGCCGTGAGTCTTCTGGGTTGAGTCTCCACAGACTCTGGACACCTGGACTTGGTTTGTCCTGTTCCTCCTGTCAGATCCTGTTCCTCCTGTCAGATCCTGTCCGGCTCAGTCAGACTGGACCTGAAGCGTCTGTGAGCCGACGCCTTCCGGCCTCATCACAGACACCAGGAATGTTTCAGTCAACTCGGCTTCATTCTGGCCTCTTATCAGTAAAATCCTGACTGATGGTGTAAAACTGAGATGATCGTCTTTCCACCAGATTCTCTGACGTGCTGGGACTTTGAGACACTGACGAGGAAAAGTCCTGCCGTCTTTAAACTTGACTGTTTCTCCTGGACACACTTAACACTGGTACTTCCTggtttgtacacacacacacacaggttctaGAAAACCCCTCAAGGGTCATTAGAGCAAACAGGATTCACCTGATCAGTCTGAAGACTTTAGATTTCCCCCCTGGTAGGTCAAACCTCTTGAACCACAATGGAAAGagttaaattatgaataaaaaccagtgaagaaacaaacagacgTGACACACAgatctaattaaaaaaagaaaacaataataaaaacatgcgTGAGATGGTTTGTGATGTATTTTGTTCTTGGGATGTTTGAAAGTaggtttgtatttatttagatttttaaatttgattctTTTTGTTGAAgtaaaacattaatacaaataGAGGGTTTTTTATTCAACTTCCTCCTTTTCCAGCATGGATTTCCATATTTGAAGTTAACTAGGATTTGATTTGTTACTTATAACATGtatggaagaaataaataataaataaatagcatgtttataataataagttaATTAGTGTTAGTAAAAATCTAACACACTACATGAGGTGTTTATAAAATGGGCGTGACGACTCCCTGAAGCCACTGTGTCCTAATGAAATATTCAGTAACGTAACCTGATGCTTatagttgtgtgtgtacatttcgTAGTAGTAGTAGTCGTAGTATGATCCTCCACCACAGCTGGCTGAGCTAATGGCTAACACATGCTAACACCAGGACATACGTGGtcctataaataaaaataaacactcaCGTGTAAACTGAACGAAACAAGTGACAGTTTCTACACTTTCCAGGAGTTAGTCAGATCCATTGAAGCCACAAAACAAACCCCC
Proteins encoded in this window:
- the cdkn3 gene encoding cyclin-dependent kinase inhibitor 3 — its product is MRTSEFDSSSEDEEIGEEQLTPFHVTWLPLSMVESSQFLGICALPGCKYKENRRSLQRDVEELKNQGVQDVFVFCTRGELNKYRVPSLLDVYRQRGLTVHHTPFLDGDAPELQQCCQILEELQVGLESNRRTVIHCYGGLGRSGLIAACLLLQLSPTMTANKAIEILREHRGGGAIQTVKQYNFLHEFREKFTSYQESREASTERSVSR